Proteins encoded in a region of the Stieleria neptunia genome:
- the trpC gene encoding indole-3-glycerol phosphate synthase TrpC, whose product MTILDDILVKTRETIARDMAIVSADRLESELDALPPCRDFHGALAAGDRVNLIAEVKRASPSAGLIREDFDPAEIARCYVDGGAACISVLTDEPFFQGSLDYLRDVRAAVDIPILRKDFIVDRYQLLQARQAGADCVLLIAECLPPDELKQLHDFATDLGMQTLIELFDPENLQAVLATGTKLVGVNNRDLRTFKTTLQHTLDLCPSIPSDRLIVGESGIREHADLLRLATGGVKAVLVGESLMRKDDITEAVRELLG is encoded by the coding sequence ATGACGATCCTTGACGACATACTGGTCAAAACCCGTGAAACGATTGCCCGCGACATGGCCATCGTCTCGGCGGACCGGTTGGAATCCGAACTGGACGCCTTGCCGCCCTGTCGCGACTTTCATGGCGCCCTGGCAGCCGGCGATCGCGTTAATCTGATCGCCGAAGTCAAACGGGCGAGCCCCTCGGCGGGCCTGATCCGTGAAGACTTTGACCCCGCGGAAATCGCCAGGTGTTACGTCGACGGTGGAGCCGCCTGCATCAGCGTGTTGACCGACGAACCGTTCTTTCAAGGTTCGCTCGATTATCTGCGAGACGTGCGCGCGGCGGTCGACATTCCGATCTTGCGAAAAGACTTCATCGTCGATCGCTACCAATTGCTGCAGGCGCGTCAGGCGGGCGCCGATTGCGTGTTGTTGATCGCCGAATGCTTGCCGCCGGATGAATTGAAACAGCTTCACGACTTTGCCACCGATCTCGGCATGCAAACCTTGATCGAGCTGTTCGACCCCGAAAATCTGCAGGCCGTGTTGGCCACCGGGACCAAGCTGGTCGGCGTCAACAATCGCGACCTGCGGACCTTCAAGACAACGCTTCAGCACACCTTGGATCTCTGCCCGTCGATTCCATCGGACCGCTTGATTGTCGGTGAAAGCGGCATTCGAGAACATGCCGACCTGTTGCGGTTGGCCACCGGCGGCGTCAAGGCCGTGCTGGTCGGCGAATCGCTGATGCGAAAGGACGATATCACCGAGGCGGTTCGAGAGTTGTTGGGATGA
- a CDS encoding glycosyltransferase 87 family protein: MTPRSRHVAAALVACLLFGVGVTLTAVRTVSRYQTPGSSNPATQGMCDFHNGLYFPATALLAGKSPYGQQYADEYPVSRQIPFFSPVILVLHAPLTFLPLPVADVLFFVISVLLVIVLAMLCAKAAGVGRANGAAGAGGRLTWVASIAAAIVFSRSGHISLYNGYFTIELALATIAAIHFAKDRPMTAAIALTLVSAKPTFILPLGFLMLARGNYKALGLGAAISVLGAGLPMTYLAYHEGIRATGSIDMAAGLDKIVDDIGTAQQVHMKTQDESPVDSWTRLDALATVCKWTGSDPGQMVHLAVMMLILAWPMVILFYRSRHGLDDGVAGGTGCLMLVATLTSLYHQSYDAMVVVAPTVGLLLASTEFWRSVSPSTRGVLGALMVFPAFNYLSTRSFLTRLDLGDIGFGVITSLSGVALMIAWAVICVLLTRRMIGPRNRPSASGPVIG; encoded by the coding sequence ATGACGCCTCGCAGCCGACACGTCGCGGCGGCCCTGGTCGCCTGTCTGTTGTTTGGCGTCGGGGTGACGCTGACGGCGGTGCGAACCGTCAGCCGTTACCAAACGCCGGGATCGTCCAATCCCGCGACACAAGGGATGTGTGACTTTCACAACGGGCTGTACTTTCCCGCCACCGCGCTGTTGGCTGGCAAAAGTCCCTACGGCCAGCAGTACGCCGACGAGTACCCGGTGTCGCGTCAGATCCCGTTTTTCTCGCCCGTGATCCTGGTGCTGCACGCGCCGTTGACGTTTTTGCCGCTGCCGGTCGCGGATGTCCTGTTTTTCGTGATCTCCGTGTTGCTGGTGATCGTGCTGGCGATGCTGTGCGCCAAGGCCGCCGGCGTGGGGCGTGCGAACGGGGCCGCCGGCGCAGGTGGGCGTTTGACGTGGGTCGCATCGATTGCTGCGGCGATTGTGTTTTCCCGCAGCGGACATATCTCGCTGTACAACGGTTACTTCACCATCGAGTTGGCGTTGGCGACGATCGCCGCGATCCACTTTGCGAAAGACCGTCCGATGACGGCGGCCATCGCGCTGACGCTGGTATCGGCCAAGCCGACGTTCATTTTGCCGCTGGGGTTTTTGATGTTGGCCCGCGGAAACTACAAAGCGCTGGGGTTGGGGGCCGCGATCAGCGTGCTCGGCGCGGGGCTGCCGATGACCTACCTGGCCTATCACGAAGGCATTCGGGCGACCGGTTCGATCGACATGGCCGCCGGATTGGACAAGATCGTCGACGACATCGGCACGGCGCAACAGGTCCACATGAAGACTCAGGATGAATCCCCCGTCGATTCATGGACGCGGCTGGATGCCTTGGCAACGGTTTGCAAATGGACCGGCAGCGATCCCGGCCAGATGGTTCATCTGGCCGTGATGATGCTGATTCTGGCATGGCCGATGGTGATTCTGTTTTACCGATCGCGGCATGGATTGGACGACGGGGTTGCCGGCGGCACCGGTTGTCTGATGCTGGTCGCGACCCTGACCAGTCTGTACCACCAGTCCTATGACGCGATGGTTGTGGTCGCACCAACGGTCGGTCTGCTGCTGGCGAGCACCGAGTTTTGGAGGTCGGTTTCGCCTTCGACCCGCGGGGTGCTTGGAGCCCTGATGGTGTTCCCGGCGTTTAATTACCTTTCAACGCGCAGCTTTCTGACGCGTCTGGACTTGGGGGACATCGGATTTGGCGTGATCACCAGCCTGAGCGGAGTGGCGCTGATGATCGCCTGGGCGGTGATTTGCGTTCTGCTGACGCGTCGGATGATCGGACCACGCAACCGACCGTCCGCGAGCGGGCCGGTGATTGGGTGA
- a CDS encoding glycosyltransferase encodes MDDLFPAELNPQISVSASSADAQAVDTRAHRFRPAKIFLALPAYNEQQALPELLERIGESFADTGLPYEVIVVDDGSTDDTAQIVSQLSFQMPLHLVQHQQNQGLGTTIRDALREAVDRAGERDIIVTMDADNTHPPGLIDRMVRMIHEGCDVVIASRFESGGCAVGVPIERHFLSIGARLLFTVLFPTRGVRDYTSGFRAYRASVIRQGFADHGEAFVAEKGFSCMADILLKLRKQGVLFGEAPLRLRYDRKGGASKMQVFKTIGLTLKLLTRHRLRGR; translated from the coding sequence ATGGATGATCTCTTCCCCGCCGAGTTGAATCCCCAGATTTCCGTATCAGCCAGTTCGGCGGATGCTCAGGCTGTTGACACGCGTGCCCATCGATTTCGACCGGCAAAAATCTTTCTGGCGCTCCCGGCGTATAACGAACAGCAAGCGTTGCCGGAGCTGTTGGAACGCATCGGCGAGTCGTTTGCCGACACCGGGCTGCCCTACGAAGTCATCGTCGTCGACGACGGCAGCACCGATGACACCGCACAAATCGTTTCACAGCTGTCGTTTCAAATGCCGTTGCATCTGGTCCAGCATCAGCAGAACCAGGGCTTGGGAACGACGATTCGCGACGCGCTTCGCGAGGCCGTGGATCGCGCCGGCGAGCGTGACATCATCGTCACGATGGACGCCGACAACACCCACCCGCCGGGCTTGATCGATCGCATGGTGCGGATGATCCACGAAGGCTGTGATGTCGTGATCGCCTCGCGATTTGAATCGGGCGGATGTGCCGTCGGCGTCCCGATCGAGCGGCATTTCTTGTCCATCGGCGCGCGGTTGCTGTTCACCGTTCTGTTTCCCACCCGTGGCGTCCGCGATTACACCTCCGGGTTTCGCGCCTATCGCGCTTCGGTGATCCGTCAGGGCTTTGCCGATCACGGCGAGGCGTTCGTCGCTGAAAAAGGATTTTCTTGCATGGCGGACATCTTGTTGAAACTTCGCAAGCAAGGCGTCTTGTTCGGCGAGGCCCCGTTGCGTCTGCGTTATGACCGCAAGGGCGGCGCGAGCAAGATGCAGGTTTTTAAAACCATTGGGTTGACGTTAAAGCTGCTCACCCGCCACCGTTTGCGAGGTCGGTA